One genomic segment of Manis pentadactyla isolate mManPen7 chromosome 1, mManPen7.hap1, whole genome shotgun sequence includes these proteins:
- the COL6A2 gene encoding collagen alpha-2(VI) chain encodes MSGCKGATKMLRGPCSALLLWGLLGTLHAQQQEVIAPGTSERNSCPEKADCPIRVYFVLDTSESVAMQSPTDILLHHMKQFVPQFISQLQDEPYLDQVVLSWRYGGLHFSDQVEVFSPAGSDQASFNKRLQGIQSFRRGTFTDCALARMTEEIRGHRGNGGIDFAIVITDGHVTGSPCGGIKLQAEKAREEGIRLFAVALNQNLNEQGLRDIASTPLELYRNNYATMQPDSTEIDQGTIDRIIKVMKHEAYGECYKVSCLEIPGPPGPKGYRGQKGAKGNMGEPGEPGQKGRQGDPGIEGPIGFPGPKGVPGFKGEKGEFGADGRKGASGLAGKNGTDGQKGKLGRIGPPGCKGDPGSPGPEGYTGEAGNPGEQGDRGPKGDAGRPGRRGPPGDDGATGSKGYQGSNGSPGSPGVKGARGGPGPRGPKGEPGRRGDPGTKGSPGSDGPKGEKGDPGPEGPRGLAGEVGSKGAKGDRGPPGPRGPQGAPGELGKQGSRGDAGDAGPRGDSGPPGPKGDPGRPGFSYPGPRGAPGDKGEPGPRGPEGGRGDFGKKGDPGRKGQKGEPADPGPAGEPGPRGPRGPPGPEGEPGPPGDPGLTECDVMTYVRETCGCCDCEKRCGALDVVFVIDSSESIGYTNFSLEKNFVINVVNRLGAIAKDPKSETGTRVGVVQYSHEGTFEAIQLDDERIDSLSSFKEAVKKLEWIAGGTWTPSALRFAYDQLIKESRRQKTRVFAVVITDGRHDPRDDDLYLQVLCDHDVTVTAIGIGDMFHEKHESENLNSIACNKPQQVRNMTLFSDLVAEKFIDDMEDVLCPDPQIVCPDLPCQTELYVAQCTQRPVDIVFLLDGSERLGEQNFHKVRRFVEEVSHRLTLARRDDDPLNARVALLQFGGPGEQQVAFPLTSNLTAIHEALAGVRYLNSFSHVGAGIVHAINHVVRGARAGARRHAELAFVFLTDGVTGNDSLEEAVHSMRKQNVVPTVVAVGSDVDADVLSKISLGDAAAVFREKDYDNLAQPGFFDRFIRWIC; translated from the exons ATGTCGGGGTGCAAGGGTGCTACCAAGATGCTCCGAGgcccctgctctgccctcctgctcTGGGGGCTCCTGGGGACCCTCCATGCCCAGCAGCAGGAGGTCATCGCGCCGGGCACCTCAGAGAGAAACAGCTGCCCAG AGAAGGCCGACTGCCCCATCAGAGTGTACTTCGTGCTGGACACCTCAGAGAGCGTCGCCATGCAGTCCCCCACGGACATCCTGCTCCACCACATGAAGCAGTTTGTGCCGCAGTTCATCAGCCAGCTGCAGGACGAGCCCTACCTGGACCAGGTGGTCCTGAGCTGGCGCTACGGCGGCCTGCACTTCTCTGACCAGGTGGAGGTGTTCAGTCCTGCGGGCAGCGACCAGGCCTCCTTCAACAAGAGGCTGCAGGGCATCCAGTCCTTCCGCCGGGGCACCTTCACAGACTGCGCGCTGGCCCGCATGACCGAGGAGATCCGGGGGCACAGGGGCAATGGGGGCATCGACTTCGCCATTGTCATCACAGACGGCCACGTGACCGGCAGCCCCTGCGGCGGCATCAAGCTGCAGGCCGAGAAGGCCCGCGAGGAGGGCATCCGGCTCTTCGCCGTGGCCCTCAACCAGAACCTGAACGAGCAGGGCCTGCGGGACATCGCCAGCACGCCACTCGAGCTCTACCGGAACAACTACGCCACCATGCAGCCCGACTCCACCGAGATCGACCAGGGCACCATCGACCGCATCATCAAGGTCATG AAACATGAAGCCTATGGAGAG TGCTACAAAGTGAGCTGTCTGGAGATCCCAGGGCCCCCCGGCCCCAAGGGCTACCGCGGGCAGAAG GGTGCCAAGGGCAACATGGGCGAGCCCGGAGAGCCAGGACAGAAGGGACGGCAG GGAGACCCCGGCATCGAAGGCCCAATTGGATTCCCAGGACCTAAG GGTGTTCCTGGTTTCAAAGGAGAGAAG GGTGAATTTGGAGCCGACGGGAGAAAG GGGGCCTCGGGCCTGGCCGGCAAGAATGGAACCGATGGGCAGAAG GGCAAGCTGGGGCGCATTGGACCTCCTGGCTGCAAGGGAGATCCCGGGAGTCCG GGCCCCGAAGGCTACACCGGGGAAGCCGGCAACCCTGGGGAGCAAGGAGACCGAGGCCCCAAG GGGGATGCTGGCCGCCCAGGTCGCAGAGGGCCCCCTGGAGATGATGGGGCCACAGGAAGTAAG GGGTACCAAGGCAGCAACGGATCCCCTGGAAGTCCCGGCGTGAAAGGAGCCAGGGGCGGGCCTGGGCCCCGAGGACCCAAAGGAGAGCCT GGGCGCAGAGGAGACCCCGGAACCAAGGGCAGCCCGGGCAGCGACGGCCCCAAGGGCGAGAAG GGGGACCCTGGCCCTGAGGGGCCCCGGGGCCTGGCCGGAGAGGTCGGCAGCAAAGGGGCCAAG GGAGACCGCGGCCCGCCAGGACCCAGAGGTCCCCAGGGGGCTCCTGGGGAGCTGGGGAAGCAG GGATCGCGGGGGGACGCTGGCGACGCTGGTCCCAGAGGGGACTCTGGACCTCCTGGCCCCAAG GGAGACCCTGGCAGGCCTGGATTCAGCTACCCTGGCCCCCGAGGAGCTCCT GGAGACAAAGGCGAGCCAGGCCCGCGTGGACCTGAG GGGGGTAGAGGCGACTTCGGCAAGAAGGGAGATCCCGGGAGGAAAGGCCAGAAGGGCGAGCCT GCGGATCCTGGCCCCGCTGGTGAGCCGGGCCCTCGGGGCCCGAGAGGACCCCCAGGACCTGAG GGAGAGCCCGGCCCGCCCGGAGACCCTGGCCTCACG GAGTGTGACGTCATGACCTACGTGAGGGAGACCTGTGGGTGCTGCG ACTGTGAGAAGCGGTGTGGCGCCCTGGACGTGGTGTTCGTCATTGACAGCTCTGAGAGCATCGGCTATACCAACTTCTCCCTAGAGAAGAACTTCGTCATCAACGTGGTCAACAGGCTGGGGGCCATCGCCAAGGACCCCAAGTCGGAGACAG GAACCCGTGTGGGGGTCGTGCAGTACAGCCACGAGGGCACCTTCGAGGCGATCCAGCTGGACGACGAGCGCATCGACTCGCTGTCCAGCTTCAAGGAGGCCGTCAAGAAACTGGAGTGGATTGCTGGGGGCACCTGGACCCCCTCGGCCCTCAGGTTCGCCTACGACCAGCTCATCAAGGAGAGCCGGCGCCAGAAGACCCGTGTGTTCGCGGTGGTCATCACGGACGGCCGCCACGACCCCCGGGACGACGACCTCTACCTGCAGGTGCTGTGCGACCACGATGTCACGGTGACGGCCATCGGCATCGGCGACATGTTCCACGAGAAACATGAGAGTGAGAACCTCAACTCCATCGCCTGCAACAAGCCGCAGCAGGTGCGGAACATGACGCTTTTCTCTGACCTGGTGGCCGAGAAGTTCATCGACGACATGGAGGACGTGCTGTGCCCGG ACCCCCAGATCGTGTGCCCAGACCTTCCCTGCCAAACAG AGCTGTATGTGGCCCAGTGCACACAGCGGCCAGTGGACATCGTCTTCCTGCTGGACGGCTCCGAGCGGCTGGGCGAGCAGAACTTCCATAAGGTGCGGCGCTTCGTGGAGGAGGTGTCACACCGACTGACGCTGGCGCGCAGGGATGACGACCCGCTCAATGCGCGGGTGGCCCTGCTGCAGTTCGGGGGTCCGGGCGAGCAGCAGGTGGCCTTCCCGCTGACCTCCAATCTGACGGCCATCCACGAGGCCCTGGCGGGCGTGCGCTACCTCAACTCCTTCTCGCACGTGGGCGCGGGCATCGTGCACGCCATCAACCACGTAGTGCGTGGGGCGAGAGCCGGGGCGCGCCGCCACGCCGAGCTGGCCTTCGTGTTCCTCACGGACGGCGTCACGGGCAACGACAGCCTGGAAGAGGCGGTGCACTCCATGCGCAAGCAGAACGTGGTGCCCACCGTGGTGGCCGTGGGCAGCGACGTGGACGCGGACGTGCTCTCCAAAATCAGCCTGGGCGACGCTGCCGCCGTCTTCCGCGAAAAGGACTACGACAACCTGGCTCAGCCCGGCTTCTTCGACAGGTTCATCCGCTGGATCTGCTAG